A single Ziziphus jujuba cultivar Dongzao chromosome 11, ASM3175591v1 DNA region contains:
- the LOC107431715 gene encoding dnaJ homolog subfamily C GRV2 isoform X2: MKCLQAVIVRPLSAVSSLVRFAEEPQMFAIEFNDGCPIHVYSSTSRDSLLAAVRDLLQIEGQCAVPVLPRLTMPGHRIDPPCGRVHLQFGKQYLGADMESSSMHLKHLAAAAKDAVAEGGSVPGSRAKLWRRIREFNACIPYTGLPPNIEVPEVTLMALITMLPSTPNLPPETPPLPPPSPKAAATVMGFIACLRRLLASRSAASHVMSFPAAVGRIMGLLRNGSEGVAAEAAGLVAALIGGGPGDTSLLTDSKGEQHATIMHTKSVLFAQQGYVIILVNRLKPMSISPLLSMAVVEVLEAMICDPHGETTQYTVFVELLRQVAGLKRRLFALFGHPAESVRETVAVIMRTIAEEDAIAAESMRDAALRDGALLRHLLHAFYLPAGERREVSRQLVALWADSYQPALDLLSRVLPPGLVAYLHTRFDGVQSEEANQEGSLTSRRQRRLLQQRKGRAGRGITSQDHSLTSVNNYEIGDPAKQTTSTAFKGLDNYQKPVPDPSFGQTSTIQSPVAQAGENLTGEMPSSGVFQNEHPDGSPTSNPNEGLEPNISNSADSDANVIGFQNTGLPAPAQVVVENTPVGSGRLLCNWPEFWRAFSLDHNRADLIWNERTRQELREALKAEVHKLDVEKERTEDIVPGGALVEAMAGQESVAQISWNYSEFCVRYPSLSKEVCVGQYYLRLLLESGSGGRAQDFPLRDPVAFFRALYHRFLCDADIGLTVDGAVPDEMGASDDWCDMGRLDGFGGGGGSSVRELCARAMTIVYEQHYKVIGPFEGAAHITVLLDRTDDRALRHRLLLLLKALMRVLSNVEACVLVGGCVLAVDLLTVVHEASERTAIPLQSNLIAASAFMEPLKEWMFVDKDGAQVGPVEKDAIRRFWSKKAIDWTTRCWASGMLDWKRLRDIRELRWALAVRVPVLTPTQVGEAALSILHSMVSAHSDLDDAGEIVTPTPRVKWILSSPRCLPHIAQAMLSGEPSVVEAAAALLKAVVTRNPKAMVRLYSTGAFYFALAYPGSNLLSIAQLFSVTHVHQAFHGGEEAAVSSSLPLAKRSVLGGLLPESLLYVLERSGPAAFAAAMVSDSDTPEIIWTHKMRAENLICQVLQHLGDFPQKLSQHCHSLYDYAPMPPVTYPELRDEMWCHRYYLRNLCDEIRFPNWPIVEHVEFLQSLLVMWREELTRRPMDLSEEEACKILEISLEDVSSDDANKKPSSDMGEDILSITKQIENIDEEKLKRQYRKLAMRYHPDKNPEGREKFLAVQKAYERLQATMQGLQGPQPWRLLLLLKGQCILYRRYGNILEPFKYAGYPMLLNAVTVDKDDNNFLSSDRAPLLVAASELIWLTCASSSLNGEELVRDGGVQLIATLLSRCMCVVQPTTPANEPSAIIVTNVMRTLAVLSQFESARAEMLEYSGLVDDIVHCTELELVPAAVDAALQTIAHVSVSSELQNALLKAGVLWYLLPLLLQYDSTAGESDTTESHGVGASVQIAKNMHALRASQALSRLSGLCSDGSSTPFNQAAADALRALLTPKLASMLKDQVPKDLLSRLNTNLESPEIIWNSSTRAELMKFVDQQRASQGPDGSYDLNDSQVFVYEALSKELYVGNVYLRVYNDQPDFEISEPETFCVALIEFISYLVHTQFAGDSDVQNKPNLNFSSPESSEHPDDRASASVNEEHTDDSLAASDGQLSDKEESKLIKNLKFALTSLQNLLTCNPNLASIFCTKDKLLPLFECFSVPAASESNIPQLCLGVLSLLTTHAACLEAMVADGSSLLLLLQMLHSSPSCREGALHVLYALASTAELAWAAAKHGGVVYILELLLPLQEEIPLQQRAAAASLLGKLVGQPMHGPRVAITLARFLPDGLVSVIRDGPGEAVIAALEQTTETPELVWTPAMATSLSAQIATMAADLYREQMKGRVVDWDVPEQASGQQDMRDEPQVGGIYVRLFLKDPKFPLRNPKRFLEGLLDQYLSSIAATHYDIQSIDPELPLLLSAALVSLLRVHPALADHVGYLGYVPKLVAAVAYEGRRETMATGEVNNGTYTDRTYESEDGSTQPAQTPQERVRLSCLRVLHQLAASTTCAEAMAATSFGTPQVVPLLMKAIGWQGGSILALETLKRVVVAGNRARDALVAQGLKVGLVEVLLGLLDWRAGGRNGLCSQMKWNESEASIGRVLAIEVLHAFATEGAHCTKVRDILDASEVWSAYKDQKHDLFLPSSAQSAAAGVAGLIENSSSRLTYALTAPPPQPSPSRSAAFTVSDSNGRPDRLS, encoded by the exons ATGAA ATGTCTGCAGGCTGTTATTGTTCGACCTTTATCTGCAGTAAGCTCTCTTGTTCGATTTGCTGAGGAGCCCCAGATGTTTGCAATTGAATTCAATGATGGATGCCCAATCCAT GTTTATTCAAGCACATCTCGTGATAGCTTACTCGCAGCGGTTCGGGATTTGTTGCAAATTGAA GGTCAGTGTGCTGTACCAGTGTTACCTCGATTGACAATGCCTGGTCATCGTATTGATCCACCTTGTGGGAGAGTTCATTTACAATTTGGAAAACAATACCTTGGTGCTGATATGGAGAGTTCATCCATGCATTTAAAACACTTAGCTGCAGCTGCTAAAGATGCAGTTGCTGAAGGTGGTTCTGTCCCTGGGTCAAGAGCTAAACTGTGGCGTCGAATTAGGGAGTTTAATGCATGTATACCATATACTGGTCTTCCTCCTAATATTGAAGTACCTGAGGTGACTTTGATGGCCTTAATAACGATGCTACCATCTACACCAAATCTTCCTCCAGAGACCCCCCCATTGCCACCCCCTTCTCCTAAAGCAGCTGCAACTGTGATGGGTTTCATTGCATGTTTACGTAGATTACTGGCTTCAAGAAGTGCAGCTTCACATGTAATGTCTTTTCCTGCTGCTGTGGGAAGAATAATGGGTTTACTCAGAAATGGTTCAGAGGGTGTGGCAGCTGAAGCTGCTGGGCTTGTTGCAGCACTTATCGGTGGTGGTCCTGGTGATACAAGTTTGCTAACAGACTCCAAGGGAGAGCAGCATGCTACCATTATGCACACAAAGTCAGTGTTGTTTGCTCAACAGGGTTATGTAATAATTCTTGTCAACAGACTAAAGCCGATGTCTATATCTCCTCTATTATCAATGGCTGTTGTTGAAGTTCTTGAGGCGATGATATGTGACCCACACGGTGAAACAACTCAATACACAGTTTTTGTGGAATTGTTACGCCAAGTAGCTGGTTTGAAGCGTCGCTTGTTTGCATTGTTTGGACATCCTGCTGAAAGTGTAAGGGAAACAGTAGCAGTCATCATGCGCACAATTGCAGAAGAAGATGCTATTGCAGCAGAATCTATGCGTGATGCTGCATTACGCGATGGTGCTTTGCTGAGGCATTTATTGCATGCATTTTATCTTCCTGCTGGTGAGCGACGTGAAGTTAGTAGACAGCTTGTTGCTCTTTGGGCAGATTCTTATCAACCAGCTCTGGATCTACTATCTAGAGTTCTTCCTCCTGGGCTTGTTGCTTATTTGCACACACGTTTTGATGGTGTCCAATCAGAAGAAGCTAACCAAGAGGGATCCTTGACTAGTAGAAGACAGCGACGGTTGCTCCAGCAGAGAAAAGGTCGAGCAGGGAGAGGAATAACATCTCAAGATCACTCCTTAACTTCtgtaaataattatgaaattggtGATCCAGCCAAGCAGACAACTTCCACTGCTTTCAAAGGTTTGGATAACTATCAAAAACCGGTTCCAGATCCAAGCTTCGGTCAGACATCAACAATCCAATCTCCTGTTGCTCAAGCTGGTGAAAATTTGACTGGAGAAATGCCTTCTTCTGGGGTTTTTCAAAACGAACATCCAGATGGTTCTCCAACTTCTAATCCAAATGAAGGATTGGAAccaaatatttcaaattcagCTGATTCTGATGCCAATGTTATTGGTTTCCAGAATACAGGCCTCCCAGCTCCTGCTCAGGTTGTTGTGGAGAACACCCCAGTTGGGTCTGGCAGGCTACTTTGTAATTGGCCTGAATTTTGGCGAGCTTTCAGCCTTGACCATAATCGTGCAGATTTAATATGGAATGAGCGTACAAGGCAAGAATTGAGGGAGGCCTTGAAGGCTGAGGTTCATAAACTAGATGTTGAGAAGGAGCGAACTGAGGATATTGTTCCTGGTGGTGCTTTGGTAGAGGCTATGGCTGGTCAAGAGAGTGTAGCACAAATATCTTGGAACTATTCTGAGTTCTGTGTTAGGTATCCTAGCCTGTCCAAAGAAGTTTGTGTGGGTCAGTATTATCTACGGTTGCTGCTTGAGAGTGGCAGTGGTGGCAGGGCTCAGGATTTTCCATTGCGCGACCCAGTTGCTTTTTTCAGAGCACTCTATCATCGGTTTTTATGTGATGCAGACATAGGGCTTACTGTAGATGGTGCTGTTCCTGATGAAATGGGTGCATCTGATGATTGGTGTGATATGGGAAGACTAGATGGTtttggaggaggaggaggctCCTCTGTTAGAGAGCTGTGTGCAAGGGCAATGACAATTGTATATGAACAACATTACAAAGTGATAGGGCCTTTCGAGGGTGCTGCTCATATTACTGTTCTCTTGGACAGGACAGATGATAGGGCTTTGAGGCACCGCCTTCTTCTTCTCCTGAAG GCTTTAATGAGAGTTCTGTCAAATGTGGAGGCTTGTGTTTTGGTTGGGGGCTGTGTGTTAGCCGTTGATTTGCTGACAGTGGTACATGAAGCTTCAGAAAGGACTGCTATTCCTTTGCAATCTAATCTGATTGCTGCTAGTGCTTTCATGGAACCACTCAAGGAATGGATGTTTGTTGACAAGGATGGAGCACAGGTTGGACCTGTGGAGAAGGATGCCATAAGAAGATTCTGGTCAAAGAAGGCGATTGATTGGACAACAAGGTGCTGGGCTTCTGGGATGCTGGACTGGAAGAGATTGCGGGATATTCGTGAACTACGTTGGGCACTAGCTGTTCGAGTTCCGGTTCTCACTCCAACTCAG GTAGGAGAGGCAGCATTGTCCATACTACATAGCATGGTATCTGCGCATTCAGATCTAGATGATGCAGGAGAGATAGTCACCCCAACTCCTAGAGTGAAATGGATCTTGTCAAGTCCTCGTTGCCTTCCACACATTGCTCAG GCTATGCTATCTGGGGAACCAAGTGTTGTAGAGGCTGCTGCTGCTCTGCTTAAGGCTGTTGTTACCAGAAATCCCAAGGCCATGGTTCGACTATACAGCACTGGTGCATTTTATTTTGCCCTGGCATATCCTGGATCTAATCTCCTTTCAATTGCCCAACTCTTCTCTGTGACCCACGTCCATCAAGCATTCCATGGTGGTGAAGAGGCTGCAGTATCCTCTTCATTGCCTCTGGCAAAACGCAGTGTATTAGGTGGCCTTCTTCCTGAATCTTTATTGTATGTGCTGGAGCGTAGTGGTCCAGCTGCATTTGCGGCTGCAATGGTTTCTGATTCGGATACTCCAGAGATTATATGGACACACAAAATGCGAGCTGAAAATTTGATTTGTCAG GTCTTGCAGCATCTTGGTGATTTTCCCCAGAAATTATCACAACACTGCCATTCTCTATATGACTATGCTCCAATGCCACCTGTGACATATCCTGAACTAAGAGATGAAATGTGGTGCCACCGGTATTACCTACGGAACTTATGTGATGAGATTCGGTTTCCAAATTGGCCTATTGTTGAGCATGTTGAGTTTTTGCAATCATTACTAGTAATGTGGCGTGAAGAGTTGACAAGAAGACCTATGGATCTTTCTGAAGAAGAAGCTTGCAAAATATTAGAAATATCCTTGGAAGATGTATCAAGTGATGATGCCAATAAGAAGCCGTCTTCGGATATGGGTGAGGACATATTGAGCATAACCAAGCAGATTGAGAACATTGATGAAGAGAAGCTTAAACGTCAATATAGGAAACTTGCCATGAGATACCATCCTGACAAAAATCCTGAAGGAAGGGAGAAGTTTCTTGCTGTACAGAAAGCTTATGAGCGCTTGCAG GCCACCATGCAAGGTTTGCAAGGTCCTCAGCCATGGAGACTGTTGCTTTTGTTGAAAGGACAATGTATCTTGTATAGACGATATGGAAACATACTGGAACCATTTAAATATGCTGGTTATCCCATGTTGCTCAATGCAGTTACAGTGGATAAGGATGACAACAATTTTCTTTCCTCAGATAGAGCACCTCTTCTTGTTGCAGCCTCAGAGCTTATATGGCTGAC GTGCGCATCTTCTTCATTGAATGGTGAAGAGCTTGTGAGGGATGGTGGGGTTCAACTTATTGCAACTCTTCTTTCCCGTTGTATGTGTGTAGTTCAACCAACTACTCCTGCAAATGAACCATCTGCAATAATTGTTACAAATGTGATGCGAACCTTGGCAGTGTTGAGTCAGTTTGAGAGTGCCAGGGCTGAAATGCTTGAATATTCTGGACTAGTTGATGACATTGTGCACTGCACTGAACTTGAGCTTGTACCTGCTGCTGTTGATGCTGCCCTCCAGACTATTGCCCATGTTTCTGTGTCATCTGAATTGCAGAATGCCTTATTAAAGGCGGGGGTTTTATG GTACCTTTTGCCACTGCTGCTTCAATATGATTCAACAGCAGGTGAATCTGATACAACAGAGTCACATGGTGTTGGTGCTAGTgtacaaattgcaaaaaatatGCATGCTTTACGTGCATCCCAGGCCCTATCGAGGCTTAGCGGTTTGTGTAGTGATGGGAGTTCAACACCTTTTAATCAGGCTGCAGCTGATGCCCTCAGAGCTTTGCTGACACCTAAGCTTGCAAGTATGTTAAAAGATCAAGTACCCAAAGACCTGCTGTCCAGACTAAACACAAACTTGGAGTCGCCTGAG ATTATCTGGAACTCTTCAACTCGAGCAGAACTAATGAAGTTTGTAGATCAGCAACGTGCAAGTCAGGGTCCTGATGGTTCATATGATCTGAATGATTCACAAGTTTTTGTTTATGAGGCACTATCAAAAGAACTTTACGTTGGCAATGTTTACTTGAGAGTTTATAATGACCAGCCAGATTTTGAGATCAGTGAACCTGAGACTTTCTGTGTAGCTCTAATTGAGTTTATATCATATCTAGTACACACTCAATTTGCTGGAGATTCTGATGTTCAGAACAAACCTAATCTCAATTTCTCTTCCCCTGAGTCATCTGAGCATCCTGATGACAGAGCTAGCGCTTCAGTTAATGAAGAACACACTGATGATTCTTTGGCAGCATCTGATGGCCAGTTGTCAGACAAGGAAGAATCTAAACTTATTAAGAACCTGAAATTTGCATTGACCTCTCTTCAG AACTTGCTGACTTGCAATCCAAATTTGGCGTCAATATTTTGTACAAAAGACAAGTTGTTACCTCTTTTTGAATGCTTTTCCGTGCCTGCGGCATCAGAAAGCAACATTCCTCAACTTTGCCTGGGTGTGTTGTCACTCTTGACTACTCATGCAGCCTGCTTGGAGGCCATGGTTGCAGATGGATCTAGTCTTCTCCTTCTATTACAAATGCTTCACTCTTCCCCAAGTTGTCGTGAAGGTGCTCTTCATGTACTTTATGCATTGGCAAGCACAGCAGAACTTGCTTGGGCAGCTGCCAAGCATGGTGGAGTAGTCTACATTCTTGAACTTCTATTGCCTTTGCAGG AAGAAATTCCATTACAACAAAGAGCTGCAGCAGCCTCTTTGCTGGGGAAGCTTGTTGGGCAGCCAATGCATGGACCTAGAGTCGCTATAACATTAGCAAGGTTTCTTCCTGATGGCTTGGTATCTGTTATTCGGGATGGTCCTGGTGAGGCTGTTATAGCTGCCCTTGAACAAACCACAGAAACACCAGAACTTGTATGGACACCAGCAATGGCAACTTCTTTATCTGCACAAATTGCAACAATGGCAGCAGATTTATATCGTGAACAGATGAAAGGTCGTGTCGTAGACTGGGATGTACCTGAGCAGGCATCTGGGCAACAGGACATGAGAGATGAGCCACAG GTCGGTGGTATCTATGTTAGGCTATTCTTAAAAGATCCTAAATTTCCTCTTAGAAACCCAAAGAGATTCTTGGAAGGACTACTAGATCAGTATTTATCATCCATTGCTGCCACACATTATGACATTCAATCTATTGACCCTGAACTTCCTTTGCTTCTCTCTGCTGCTTTGGTTTCATTACTGCGAGTGCACCCGGCACTTGCTGATCATGTTGGATATCTTGGATATGTGCCCAAACTTGTGGCTGCTGTAGCTTATGAAGGAAGACGAGAAACAATGGCAACAGGGGAAGTGAATAATGGAACTTACACGGACAGAACATATGAATCTGAAGATGGATCAACACAGCCTGCACAAACCCCACAAGAACGTGTCCGCCTTAGTTGTTTACGTGTCCTACATCAACTTGCAGCAAGTACAACATGTGCTGAAGCTATGGCAGCAACTAGCTTTGGAACACCTCAG GTCGTGCCTCTTCTAATGAAAGCTATAGGATGGCAAGGTGGAAGCATACTAGCTCTTGAGACTCTAAAGCGTGTTGTGGTCGCCGGAAATCGAGCCAGGGATGCACTTGTTGCACAAGGACTCAA GGTTGGTCTTGTGGAAGTACTTCTTGGCCTTCTTGATTGGAGGGCTGGTGGAAGGAATGGTCTTTGCTCTCAGATGAAGTGGAACGAATCTGAAGCATCTATTGGCAGGGTGCTGGCAATTGAG GTTTTGCATGCATTTGCTACAGAAGGAGCCCATTGTACAAAAGTGCGTGACATATTAGATGCTTCTGAG GTATGGAGCGCTTATAAAGACCAGAAACATGATCTTTTCCTTCCTTCAAGTGCTCAATCTGCTGCTGCTGGGGTTGCTGGGCTAATTGAGAATTCTTCATCCAGACTCACTTATGCCCTTACAGCTCCCCCACCACAGCCTTCTCCATCAAGATCCGCTGCTTTCACAGTGTCCGACTCCAATGGAAGACCAGATCGACTTTCATGA